One genomic window of Gossypium hirsutum isolate 1008001.06 chromosome D11, Gossypium_hirsutum_v2.1, whole genome shotgun sequence includes the following:
- the LOC107925938 gene encoding F-box protein At2g26850, with the protein MLFLLISCFSFILLSKSLSSKHQHHHRERRLFPPWYEAFTTTFMTSWFQKGTLQIFTSTMPLKKLKPKAKNLVWSSSTENQKEDHNKTTPSPSLLDLPELVLDCIFDRLQPAELCAMSGVCSSLRERCVSDYIWAKRMKGKWGKVIGDAAYREWQWYIALQNRSNLLNNQRNQSNLSFESVAKIWPFLSWFNIKPRAQKELKNGGLAVDSIMAWYLALETGRFSFPAQVYNRENGHAGFLLSCYDAKLSYDSKTDTFQARYSPHVRQTTEQNISWDRLRAPPVDTCSYDLHISNSLFDLKPGDHIEIQWRRNREFPYGWWYGVVGHMESCNGNEYHCRCQDTDTVMLEFKQYPSSSRWRKTMINRENHREVGNEGDGFYGGIRKLYNQQEISMWQSLWPNQVIE; encoded by the exons ATGCTTTTTCTATTGATTTCATGTTTCTCCTTCATTCTTTTATCCAAATCATTATCTTCCAAGCACCAACATCACCACCGTGAACGGCGGTTGTTCCCGCCATGGTACGAAGCGTTCACCACCACTTTCATGACCTCATGGTTCCAAAAAGGTACCCTTCAAATCTTCACCTCCACCATGCCATTAAAGAAGCTCAAACCCAAAGCAAAAAACCTCGTATGGTCGTCATCAACGGAGAACCAAAAAGAAGATCACAACAAAACGACGCCGTCTCCGTCGTTGCTGGACTTGCCCGAGCTCGTACTGGACTGCATTTTCGACCGTCTTCAACCGGCGGAGCTTTGTGCCATGTCTGGTGTTTGTTCTTCTTTGAGAGAACGGTGTGTGAGTGACTATATTTGGGCGAAAAGGATGAAAGGGAAATGGGGGAAAGTGATTGGAGATGCTGCTTATAGAGAATGGCAATGGTATATTGCTTTGCAAAATAGATCCAATCTGTTGAATAATCAAAGGAATCAAAGCAATTTGTCGTTTGAATCTGTTGCTAAAATTTGGCCATTCCTTTCTTGGTTTAACATTAAACCCAGAGCTCAAAAAGAGCTGAAAAATGGCGGATTGGCTGTTGATTCGATCATGGCTTGGTATTTGGCTTTGGAAACTGGTAGATTTTCGTTCCCTGCTCAAGTCTATAATAGAgag aATGGACATGCTGGGTTTTTGCTATCATGTTATGATGCTAAACTTAGCTATGATTCCAAAACTGACACCTTTCAAGCAAG ATACTCGCCTCACGTCCGGCAAACAACAGAGCAGAACATATCATGGGATAGGCTAAGAGCGCCGCCGGTCGATACTTGCTCATATGATCTTCACATTTCCAACTCATTATTTGACTTAAAACCCGGTGATCATATCGAGATCCAATGGAGAAGAAACAGAGAATTCCCCTATG GGTGGTGGTATGGTGTGGTCGGTCACATGGAATCATGCAATGGAAATGAATATCACTGCCGTTGTCAAGATACAG ATACTGTGATGCTAGAATTCAAGCAATATCCTTCAAGTTCAAGATGGAGAAAAACAATGATAAATAGGGAAAATCATAGAGAAGTAGGCAATGAAGGTGATGGGTTTTATGGTGGCATTAGAAAGCTTTATAATCAACAAGAGATTTCTATGTGGCAAAGCCTTTGGCCTAACCAAGTcatagaataa